From the Campylobacter concisus genome, the window TGCCATGGCGTGTTCTCTGATGCCGTAGTGGATATTTTTGCCATTTGGAAAGTCGCCCATACCCTTTAGCTCAGTCTTATTTGAAGGAGCTAAGTCAGCGCTACCGCCGATAAAGCCAGGTAGTTTTTTAGCTATCTCATTTAAAATGACATGGTTTGTATCTCTTGTGGCTAGCTTTTTGTCGCTAAAGTCTGGAAATTCGATCTTACTAAAGTCTGGATTAAGAAGCGAGTTTAGTAAATTTTTGCCTTCAATGCTTAGCGCCTCAACCTTTTTGTTCCACATCGCCTCTTCTAAATCGCCCTTTTCAACTGCACCTCTAAATCTTAAAAGCACGTCCTCATCAATGGCAAATTTCTTCTCAGGATCAAAACCAGCTGCAGCCTTTGCCTTTTTGATGATCTCTTCGCCAAGTGGGGCGCCGTGGCTGTGGTGTGAGCCCTCAAGCTCCATTGCACCACGTGCTATGCGTGTGTTTGCGATGATGAGATATGGCGACTCTTTCTCGTTTGCCTGCTCTAGTGCAAATTCGATCTGGTCATAGTCGTGTCCGTCGATACGTGCGACCTCCCAGCCCTGCGCCTCAAACCTGGCTTTGACATCCTCGCTAAATGCGATCGCTGTGTCGCCCTCGATCGTGATGTTGTTTGAGTCGTAGATGAGCACAAGGTTATCTAGTCTTAAATTTCCGGCTACCGAACATGCCTCGTAGCTTATGCCCTCTTCTAGGTCGCCGTCGCCGCAAAGGCAGTAAATTTTATGATCGATTATTTTATTGTCTGGCTCGTTTAGCACGTTTGCAGCGTATTTTTCTGCCATGGCTAGACCGACTGCATTTGCCACGCCTTGGCCAAGTGGGCCAGTGGCCACCTCAACGCCTGGAGTGTGAATTTCTGGGTGTCCTGGAGTATTTGAGCCAAGTTGGCGAAAATTTTTAAGCTCATCAAGGCTTAAATCGTAGCCGCTTAAGTGCAAGAAGCTATAAACCAAACTTGATGCGTGACCACCGCTAAAAACTAACCTATCTCTGTTTAGCCATTTTGGATTTTTTGGATTGTGTTTTAAAAAGTTGCTTAAAACCACCATAATATCAGCTAGACCCATAGGCGCACCTGGGTGTCCGCTGTTGGCGTTTTGCACCATATCAGCGCACAAAAATCTTATAGTATCGGCTTGTTTTTTTAGCATATGATCTCCTTTTATTGCGTCAGATTATACAAAAAAGTGATTAAAACTTGCCTTGTATTTTTGTCCAAAATATCTAAATAGTGATATAAATTTTTTAAATTTTTAGCAGTAAAAAGCTAGAAATTTCTAGCTTTTATCTAAGGTGTTTATCCGTAAGCTCCAAGATCATCTTTGCTATGCCAGAGTCTATCTGATTTAGTGCCTCTTCTATCTCGCAAATTAGCTCATCTTTTTTCTTTTTTGCACCAGATAGACCAAGTAAATTTGTAAATGAGTTTTTCGCTAGGTCGTTATGCACAGGCTTTCCAGCGGCCGCCTCGTCGCTTGTAAGATCTATGATGTCATCTTGTATCTGAAAAGCAAGGCCGAGCTTTAGGCCGATATCATAAATTTTTTCGCACTCTGTTTCGCTTAAATTTACTATCACAGCACCCATTTTTAGGCTAGCAGCGATCAGCTTTGCGGTTTTGTGGATGTGCAAAAAGACTAGCTCATCAAGGCTTAGCATCTTGCCAGATAGGCCAAATTTAGCCTTTGCTCTTTTGATGTCCTCTTTGTTTGTATTTTCAAAAAAACAATCCAGCGCCTGACCCAGCACCATGCCGCTAACGCCAGCATTCTCGCTTAAAATTTCCACGCATTTTATACGTGTTTTAGCACTCAGATCAGCGCGTGAAATTTCATAAAAAGCATGCGTATTTAGCGCATCTCCTGCAAGTATCGCAGTCGTTTCGTCGTATGTCACATGAAGTGTTGGCGTGCCACGTCTTAGGCTTGCGTTATCCATCAAAGGCAGATCATCGTGGATGAGCGAGTATGTATGCATCATCTCAAGCCCCAAAGCCACTCTCATGGCCTTTTGCGTGAGGCTTTTATCCACGCTCTCCACCACGCCAAGAAGCAAAAGCGCCCTAAAGTGCTTGCCTCCAGCCTTTAGCATAACACCAAGCGCCTCCTCGTAGTAAGGATGAAAGCTAGGCGCCTTTGGCAAATTTGCATTTAGAAATTTTACGAAGTCCCCAAGTAGGCTCATTTTGGCACTCTTGCAAAGAACTGAAAGTCATTTCTACTAAATAAAAGCACGAAATTTTGCAGGTCGCTTATATTTTCTAAAAGCTCCTCGCGGCTACTCACACTCTCTTTGTTGTAGCCTAAAATTTTATCGCCGATCTTTATGCCAAAGATGTCGGCATTTGACTTTGGCTCGACCTTAGTAACGACTAAATTTTTATCGACCGTGATACCATAATCCACCAAAATTTTATCATCAAGCAAGCTCTCAGGCGACTTTGGCATGACGTTTAAATTTGGCAGATCAAGGCTTGAAGGGGCGTTTATTTCTAAGCTTTGGTTAAATTTCACATCCCCGCTTACTGGCACTTGAAAGAGTAGCTGCTCTCTGTCACGCTTCACGATAATGTCTAGTTTTGCGCCCTTTGGAGCAAAAAGCACCATCTCATTTAGCTCTCTTAGACTCTTTGGTTTTATGCCATTTATCGTAACAAGCTCATCATCAACCATCATCATCTTGCCGCGGCCCAAAGGATCAACAAGACCCACAAAGAATTTATCCTCTTTTTGCAAGAACTTCACGCCGATATCGCCGTAGTAGACGTCATCGTAAGATACAAAGTGCTTTAGATAGCGGTTTGGTATAAATTTATCAGCTCCAACAGCTATGCCTATCATCTTGCAACAAGGCGTGTTTATCTCGCCAGTTGCGTTATACTCGAAGCTTAGTGTGTCAAAGTCGCCTAAATTTTGCCCTAAAGACTTGATGTGACCCATGACGGTGTTGTTTGCGTCATTTAAAATTCCAACCCAAGTGCTCTTTTTTATGCGCTCCTCGTTGGTCTCATCAGCCATCACGACAGGGCTTAGCTCCTTGCTAGAGCGGACCAAAAAGAGCTGCAAATATGGGTCAAATTTGACATATTCGCCAAGCGGAGCTCCCTCGCTTTTTGGCACTGCGATCAAATTTTTAGTGATAGCCACGCCAAAGTGTTTATTTACTGAGACGATTGAGTTTTTGTTCTTTTCAAAGCAGGCGTTAAAGTCCTCTTGCGTAGGCCTAGGATCGGCATTTAGGCAAAGCGCTGATAGCAAAAAAGCAAGGGCAAATTTATATTTTAGTCTCATTTTATCCCCATCGAAGCAAGGCCGCCAAGCATCCTTGAAGCGGTGTTTTTCTTATCGGCCTCAACTGATTTTAGCACGTCATTTACGGCGCTTATTAGCAAAATTTGCATACTCTCTTTATCTTCAAGCAAGCTATCATCTATGCTGATATCAAGTATCTCACCACTGCCGTTTGCTCTAACGCTAACTAGCCCGCCGCCGCTTTTTGCGCCAAATTCTTTATTTTTGCTCTCTTCTTCCATCTGCTTGGCTTGCTTTTGCACATCTTCAAGCATCTGCCCCATCTTTGAAAAGTCAAATCCCTCAAACATCGCCTACTCCTTTACGATCTCGTTTTTGTTATTTACGTGCACGATGGTTGGCTTAAATTTCTTAGCCTTTTTAAATTTCATACTAGCATACGCCACGATGATAACCACGTCGCCAACGCAGACCTTTCTAGCAGCTGCGCCGTTTAGGCAAATTTCACCCTTTTTGCCCTTTATCACGTATGTGGCAAATCTCTCGCCATTATTTACATCTAAAATTTCAACCTTTTGATTTTCTATCAAATTTGCAGCCTTTATAAGCTCCTCGCCGATGCTGATCGAGCCAACATAGTTTAAATTTGCGTCCGTTACGACGGCTCTGTGGATCTTACTAGCTAAAATTTCTATATTCATTTTTACCTCTTTAAAAGCTCTTTTACTACTTCTTTGTCGCTAAATGGGTGCTTGACGCCCTTTATCTCCTGATGTGGCTCGTCACCTTTGCCAAGTATGACAAGCGCCCAGCCAGGCTCTAGCTTGCTAATGGCTAGCGCGATCGCCTCTTTGCGGTTGGCGTTTCGTATCAAATTTTCATTTTGACTCATACCAGCGCAAATTTCATCGATTATGCTCTCTGGCTCTTCGCTTCTTGGATTGTCGCTTGTGACGATACAAATTCTTGCGTATTTTTGGGCAATCGCTCCCATTTTTGGGCGCTTTGTCCTATCTCTATCGCCGCCTGCACCAAAGACTGCGATCAAATTTAGATGTCTAAGCGAGTTTAGCACCTTTTCTATGCCATCAGGCGTATGGGCAAAATCCACGATGACTAGCGGATCGGTGCTAACCACTTCCATTCTGCCACTAACCCCTTTAAATTTGCTTATCGCCTTTGAAAGCGCGGTCGCGTCTGGACGCTCTAGCAAGCAAACAGCGCCAAGTGCGGCGATTAGATTATAAAGATTAAACTCACCTTGCAAGCTTGAGTCTATCTCCACATCGCCATTTGGCGTCTTGATAACTGCGTCTATGCCGTCCTTTAACCCATAAACTATCGGCGCAAAGCTGGCTGGTTTTTTAAGCGAATACGTATAAGCGTTTTTTGGGTTAAATTTAATGCCATTATCATCAGCATTTATAAGCTTCATGCAATCATCATCAAAAAAGCTCGACTTTACCCTAGCGTACTCCTCCATGCTCTTGTGGTAGTCGAGATGGTCTTGAGTTAGGTTTGTAAAAATTTTTAGAGCAAATTTTAAGCTCTCTATGCGCTTTTGAGCGATCGCGTGCGAGCTAACCTCCATCACAAAGTACTCGCAGCCTTGCTCACTAGCTGCTTTAAGGTAAGAAAGGGTCTTTAAAATAGCACTCGTCGTAAGCGCCTTATCGTCTATCTGCTTGCCCTCTACAAATGCCCCTCTTGTGCCACTTAGGCCGCATTTTTTGCCTAAATTTCGTAAAGTCTCATAGATAGCAGCAGCCGTTGTGGTCTTGCCATTTGTGCCTGTGATGCCAACTATCTTTAAGTTTTCATCGATTTTTAAAAGCTTTTTGCACTCTTCAAGGCTGATTATCTTTGCACCATTTTTTACCGCCGCCTCTGCAAATTTTGCATTTGCAGCAGTTTGTACAAAAAACGAGCCCTCTTCGCACTCGTTTGAGTCATCTGTTATGAAGCTATTTTCTACTGATATTTTCATCGTTTTGTCTTTTTTGTATCTCTTTAAAAAGCTGATCTATGCGCTCATCGCCACCAAACATCACCGCCGCACTCTCAAGATAGTTTATACTCATTTCTATGAAGTCATTTTTTATCAAATTTCCCAAAAATTCTAAAAAATCATCTTTGTTTGAGATCATTACCTTGGTTGAGAACATGATATTTTCAAAGACTTTTTTGAAGCTCCCGTCCTTATAAACAGCCTTTTTAAAGTCCTCGTAGCTGATCGCGTCTTGCTCTTCAAAATACTCATCGCTAGCCAATCTTGATTCTAAAATTTTTAAAATTTCATCCATTCCTTCATCGTCTTCGCCAGCTCTTAGTTTATCCATAAAATAGTCAAATAAAAGTTTTGCTTCCTCTGCATTTTTCTCGCCAAGGGAGCAAATTTGTATCAAAAATAGTAAATTTTTATCCTGTGTCTTTTCGTAAGCTAGAGAGAAGTAAAAGATCGCTTCTTTAAATTTTGAGCGTTTAAAGTATTTAATGCCTATTTTTTTATAATCTATCAATGTCAAATTCCTCGCCGATCGGGATATTTACGACCTCAAGCTCTGGGTGAATATCCATACGAAGTTGTCTTTCGAGTCCATATTTTAGTGTAGTTGTGCTAGCCGCACATCCATGACAATGCCCTATAAGTCTTACATAAATTTTGCCGTTTTTTATGCCGAGTAGCTCCATGCCACCGCCATCATTTTCAAGCATCGGTAATACCTTTTGCAAACTCGCACTGACTGGTTTTAAAAGTTCTTCATCGCTAAATGGGATCATATCTTTTCCTATTAAATTTTTGGGCTATTATAGCAAAATAAAAATGCAAAAAATAATGGCTATATTTTTGCTTAGTGCCAATTCTGCTTTGTAGTTTAAACCATTCTAGCACGCCTAGTCAGTTTTGATTATTAAATATTTGAGCTAAAATTTAGTAAATTTTTGATTATAAGTTTTAGGATAAAAGGGCAAATTTCGCCCTTTTTGTTTAATCTATTAGAAGTGATTTTATATCTACTTTTTGCTCGATCATCTTGCTCTCAAGCATAAATTCTTGCGTAGCTTCAAGTGCTTTTATATCTTCAGGCGTGATCTTTGGACTAAAGTCATACTGCGGATACATACTCTTTACCGCCTCTATGCTAAGCCCGGTCTCTTCAGCTGTAAATTTTAATGCCTCTTCCTCATTTGCTTTCATGAAAGCCAAAATTTCATCTTGAGCCTTTTTAAATTTTTCAACTAGATCTTTATGCTTTTTGTAAAATTCTCCGCTTGTGGCAGTGACGATGACTGGAGTGATGACGCCCTTGCCTGTTGTTACGACACTAAGTCCTGATTTTTTAGCATTATAAGCAGCTGGTCCAGCAAGAAGTGCTGCATCGACGCTACCATTTTCAAGTGCAGCTTGTGCAGCTGGGATGCCCATAGAGATGAACTCTACGTCATTTATACTAAGTCCGCCAAGAGCAAGATATCTAACCAAAAGCTCGTTTAAGATCGTACCTTTTGGGCCTGCTATTTTTTTACCTTTTAAGTCTTTAGCGGTTTTTATACCTTTATCCTTAGCAAATATCGCAAAAGCTTCAGGTGCTCTTGAATAGGCACTTATGATCTTTATGTCAGCTTTATTTGCTGCTGCAAGTATGACCGAAGTTCCGCCAACACAATTTAAAAACTGAAGTGAGTTTGAAGCTAGAGCTTGAGTCTGCTTTGCACCTGATGTTATCTCAGAGTACTCGACTGGCATGCCAAAAGATTTAGCATAAAAGCCTTTAAATTTATCGACGATCGATGGGACGTTTAGCGGCGATTTGACATAGGTCATACCGATCTTATCTAGCTCACTTGCGTTTGCGACTAGACAAAGCAAAGAGGCTACACACAAAATCTTAAAAAACTTTCTCATATTCGCTCCTTTAAAAATTTTCCAAATTATATAACTTTTTACTACGTTTTGGTTTTAATTATCATTTTATAAAATGCTAAATTTCGCTCAAAATTTTACGCTTTAAATTTATTAATTCATCGCAAAGCAAATCTCTTGGCTTAGCTAGATTTGATAGATCATCGCTTGATTTCATCCCGCCTTTTTCAAGCAAAATTATCTCATCTGCTAAATATAGAGCTTCATCGACATTATGAGTGACAAAAATGATGGTTTTGCCGGCTTGGAGCTTTAAAATTTCAGCCTGCATGCTGGCTCTCGTAAAAGCATCAAGCGCCGCAAATGGCTCATCCATAAGGATCAAATTTGCTTCATATGCAAGCACTCTTGCAAGAGAAACGCGCGAACTCATACCGCCAGATAGCTGCGAAACAGCGGCAAATTTAAAGTCGCTAAGCCCTATCATCGATATGAGCCTATTTATCTTTACCTCGTCTATCTCATACTTTTTAAGCACAAATACGATATTTTCATAGACATTTAAAAAAGGCATGAGCCTAGGCTCTTGAAATACAAAGCCGATCTTTGCTTGCTCTTTAAAATTTATCTCACCTAGACTTACGCCATCAAGTCCAGCAATAAGCCTTAAAAGCGTAGTTTTACCGCAACCACTTCTGCCAAGTATTACAGTGATCTTATCTTTTTTTATAGTTAAATTTAGCTCTTTTAAAACGTCGATACGCTTGTCATTAATAAAAAAATGCTTGGATAAATTTAAAATTTCTATCATTTTTCACTTCGTAAAAGGCTAAATTTAGATATCAAAAATAAAAATATCCTATCTATGAGTACGCCACAAATTCCTATCGTAAAAATGCCAACAAATATCCTATCTGCGCGCGAAAGCTCCTCCGCATCTAGTATGAGATAGCCTAGCCCGCTGGAAGCTGCGATCATCTCCGCTCCCACAATCGCTCGCATAGCGTAGCCAAAACCTATGCGCATACCTACAAAAATATCTTTTATGGCATTTTTTAGGATGATTTTGTAAAAAATTTCAAATTTACTAAAACAAAAAATTTTACCAACCTCAATAAGCTTCACATCGCAGCTAGTTAGCCCTTTTGAAATACTTAAAAACATTGGAAAAAACGATGCTAAGATGATAATAATAATTTTTGGAGTTTCGTTTATACCAAACCAAAGCACCAAAATAGCAATAAGGCTAAGTGGTGGAACATTTCTAAAAAACTCTAGTATCCACTCGTAATAAATACTAGCTTTTGGAAATAGCGCTGCCACTCCGCCAAAAGCAAATGCCAAAACAAAAGCCAAAATATAGCCAACAAATATACGCTTAAAGCTAATCATCACATGCGTTATTAACTCGCCACTTAAGCTCATGTCAAACATCGTTTTAAGTGTCGTAATAGGACTTGGCAAGATATAGGGCGTGAAAATTTCTAGCTCACAAACGACCTGCCAGAGGACAAAGATCACTAGGATCAAAACGCTCTTTTTAAAAATTTCTATCATAGCCCATCTCCATTGTGACAGCCGTTTTCGCAGTATAAAAGCTCAATGATCTGATAGTTTTTAAGCTCGCTAAATTTATATGAAAATGCGTTTTGTATCTTTTCTTTGCTGCATAAGCTTAGTGTTTTTATGCCTAAATTTTCAAAAAAACCAGGAGGAATCGGGCTTGATTCTATTTTGCTTGTTTGTAAATTTATATCGTTTAGCTCTTTAAATTTTTTCCATGTTAAAAATGTAGTTCGCTCTAATTTTAAAGAATTTCCAAGCTCAGCCAAGTCATCACAAGGCGTTGTTATATAAAGCCACTCATCTTCTTTTAGCTTCGAGCTAAGTTCAATGGCGCTTTCTATTAAAATGGGATTTAAGTTTGAAATATTGTTTGAAAATTCTTTAAAATTTGATCTTATAAAATTTACAGCTCTCGGACAGCGACTGTCTAAAACCATGCCCTTAGAGCATAAATTTTTATATGAATTTTTGATATCGCTAACATGATCTTTTTCGCACTCTACTATGTTAAAGCCCTTATTTTGCAAGAGCTCTTTTAACGCAGAGAGGTCATACATATTTTTTACAACGGGATTTAGCCAAAGTAGCTTTCTCACGAGTTCTCCGTAATTTTAATAATAGAAATCAAGATTCTATCATTTAAAAATTTAAACCAAGTAAAAAGAGCCTCTTATGACTAAAATCACAAAAGAAGGGTCGTACAAAAAACTAAACTTAACCTATACTTTTATATCTAATTTCTGTTTTTGCTCCACTTTTTCCA encodes:
- the tkt gene encoding transketolase; this translates as MLKKQADTIRFLCADMVQNANSGHPGAPMGLADIMVVLSNFLKHNPKNPKWLNRDRLVFSGGHASSLVYSFLHLSGYDLSLDELKNFRQLGSNTPGHPEIHTPGVEVATGPLGQGVANAVGLAMAEKYAANVLNEPDNKIIDHKIYCLCGDGDLEEGISYEACSVAGNLRLDNLVLIYDSNNITIEGDTAIAFSEDVKARFEAQGWEVARIDGHDYDQIEFALEQANEKESPYLIIANTRIARGAMELEGSHHSHGAPLGEEIIKKAKAAAGFDPEKKFAIDEDVLLRFRGAVEKGDLEEAMWNKKVEALSIEGKNLLNSLLNPDFSKIEFPDFSDKKLATRDTNHVILNEIAKKLPGFIGGSADLAPSNKTELKGMGDFPNGKNIHYGIREHAMAAINNGISRYGLFLPFSATFFIFSDYLKPSARIAALMGIKHFFVFTHDSIGVGEDGPTHQPIEQLSTFRSMPNFYTFRPADGNENAASWKVALNLNAPSAFVLSRQGLEPLAKGEFGEVSNGAYLLSSAKDAKITFIASGSEVSLCVKAAEILSQQGIGANIVSAPCFDLLCEQPDEYVAKILDKNTTIIAVEAATGYEWYKFADAVYGMNSFGASGKANELFDHFGFTPQKLANFASELI
- a CDS encoding NifU family protein translates to MIPFSDEELLKPVSASLQKVLPMLENDGGGMELLGIKNGKIYVRLIGHCHGCAASTTTLKYGLERQLRMDIHPELEVVNIPIGEEFDIDRL
- a CDS encoding polyprenyl synthetase family protein; its protein translation is MSLLGDFVKFLNANLPKAPSFHPYYEEALGVMLKAGGKHFRALLLLGVVESVDKSLTQKAMRVALGLEMMHTYSLIHDDLPLMDNASLRRGTPTLHVTYDETTAILAGDALNTHAFYEISRADLSAKTRIKCVEILSENAGVSGMVLGQALDCFFENTNKEDIKRAKAKFGLSGKMLSLDELVFLHIHKTAKLIAASLKMGAVIVNLSETECEKIYDIGLKLGLAFQIQDDIIDLTSDEAAAGKPVHNDLAKNSFTNLLGLSGAKKKKDELICEIEEALNQIDSGIAKMILELTDKHLR
- a CDS encoding YbaB/EbfC family nucleoid-associated protein — protein: MFEGFDFSKMGQMLEDVQKQAKQMEEESKNKEFGAKSGGGLVSVRANGSGEILDISIDDSLLEDKESMQILLISAVNDVLKSVEADKKNTASRMLGGLASMGIK
- the panD gene encoding aspartate 1-decarboxylase → MNIEILASKIHRAVVTDANLNYVGSISIGEELIKAANLIENQKVEILDVNNGERFATYVIKGKKGEICLNGAAARKVCVGDVVIIVAYASMKFKKAKKFKPTIVHVNNKNEIVKE
- a CDS encoding ABC transporter ATP-binding protein — translated: MIEILNLSKHFFINDKRIDVLKELNLTIKKDKITVILGRSGCGKTTLLRLIAGLDGVSLGEINFKEQAKIGFVFQEPRLMPFLNVYENIVFVLKKYEIDEVKINRLISMIGLSDFKFAAVSQLSGGMSSRVSLARVLAYEANLILMDEPFAALDAFTRASMQAEILKLQAGKTIIFVTHNVDEALYLADEIILLEKGGMKSSDDLSNLAKPRDLLCDELINLKRKILSEI
- a CDS encoding NrtA/SsuA/CpmA family ABC transporter substrate-binding protein, which translates into the protein MRKFFKILCVASLLCLVANASELDKIGMTYVKSPLNVPSIVDKFKGFYAKSFGMPVEYSEITSGAKQTQALASNSLQFLNCVGGTSVILAAANKADIKIISAYSRAPEAFAIFAKDKGIKTAKDLKGKKIAGPKGTILNELLVRYLALGGLSINDVEFISMGIPAAQAALENGSVDAALLAGPAAYNAKKSGLSVVTTGKGVITPVIVTATSGEFYKKHKDLVEKFKKAQDEILAFMKANEEEALKFTAEETGLSIEAVKSMYPQYDFSPKITPEDIKALEATQEFMLESKMIEQKVDIKSLLID
- a CDS encoding ABC transporter permease, whose protein sequence is MIEIFKKSVLILVIFVLWQVVCELEIFTPYILPSPITTLKTMFDMSLSGELITHVMISFKRIFVGYILAFVLAFAFGGVAALFPKASIYYEWILEFFRNVPPLSLIAILVLWFGINETPKIIIIILASFFPMFLSISKGLTSCDVKLIEVGKIFCFSKFEIFYKIILKNAIKDIFVGMRIGFGYAMRAIVGAEMIAASSGLGYLILDAEELSRADRIFVGIFTIGICGVLIDRIFLFLISKFSLLRSEK
- a CDS encoding histidine kinase: MIDYKKIGIKYFKRSKFKEAIFYFSLAYEKTQDKNLLFLIQICSLGEKNAEEAKLLFDYFMDKLRAGEDDEGMDEILKILESRLASDEYFEEQDAISYEDFKKAVYKDGSFKKVFENIMFSTKVMISNKDDFLEFLGNLIKNDFIEMSINYLESAAVMFGGDERIDQLFKEIQKRQNDENISRK
- a CDS encoding PDZ domain-containing protein, whose translation is MRLKYKFALAFLLSALCLNADPRPTQEDFNACFEKNKNSIVSVNKHFGVAITKNLIAVPKSEGAPLGEYVKFDPYLQLFLVRSSKELSPVVMADETNEERIKKSTWVGILNDANNTVMGHIKSLGQNLGDFDTLSFEYNATGEINTPCCKMIGIAVGADKFIPNRYLKHFVSYDDVYYGDIGVKFLQKEDKFFVGLVDPLGRGKMMMVDDELVTINGIKPKSLRELNEMVLFAPKGAKLDIIVKRDREQLLFQVPVSGDVKFNQSLEINAPSSLDLPNLNVMPKSPESLLDDKILVDYGITVDKNLVVTKVEPKSNADIFGIKIGDKILGYNKESVSSREELLENISDLQNFVLLFSRNDFQFFARVPK
- a CDS encoding UDP-N-acetylmuramoyl-L-alanyl-D-glutamate--2,6-diaminopimelate ligase, which encodes MKISVENSFITDDSNECEEGSFFVQTAANAKFAEAAVKNGAKIISLEECKKLLKIDENLKIVGITGTNGKTTTAAAIYETLRNLGKKCGLSGTRGAFVEGKQIDDKALTTSAILKTLSYLKAASEQGCEYFVMEVSSHAIAQKRIESLKFALKIFTNLTQDHLDYHKSMEEYARVKSSFFDDDCMKLINADDNGIKFNPKNAYTYSLKKPASFAPIVYGLKDGIDAVIKTPNGDVEIDSSLQGEFNLYNLIAALGAVCLLERPDATALSKAISKFKGVSGRMEVVSTDPLVIVDFAHTPDGIEKVLNSLRHLNLIAVFGAGGDRDRTKRPKMGAIAQKYARICIVTSDNPRSEEPESIIDEICAGMSQNENLIRNANRKEAIALAISKLEPGWALVILGKGDEPHQEIKGVKHPFSDKEVVKELLKR